Proteins from one Triticum aestivum cultivar Chinese Spring chromosome 7A, IWGSC CS RefSeq v2.1, whole genome shotgun sequence genomic window:
- the LOC123152232 gene encoding uncharacterized protein translates to MHLLQPLARSLHHIHWVSTKNGRLQMLSSTFSLPPEDGRRQRARRCRHLTATASLSRCRAFQIQDSAETTSILASLMCWVLVEAMALHTFVLNRPSRQGLQDFSETSLLTTKKAELSY, encoded by the exons ATGCACCTCCTCCAGCCTCTCGCCCGCTCCCTCCACCATATTCACTGGGTGTCGACCAAGAACGGTCGCCTACAAATGTTGTCGTCAACCTTCTCACTACCTCCGGAGGATGGTCGCCGTCAACGTGCCCGCCGCTGCCGTCACTTGACCGCCACCGCATCCTTATCCAGGTGCCGCGCCTTCCAGATCCAG GATTCAGCAGAAACTACAAGCATTTTGGCATCCCTCATGTGCTGGGTACTGGTGGAAGCAATGGCTCTACACACATTTGTTTTGAATAGGCCAAGCCGTCAAG GTTTACAAGACTTCTCAGAAACATCACTTCTTACGACGAAGAAAGCAGAGTTAAGCTATTGA